The Pochonia chlamydosporia 170 chromosome 1, whole genome shotgun sequence genome window below encodes:
- a CDS encoding dipeptidase domain-containing protein (similar to Pyrenophora tritici-repentis Pt-1C-BFP XP_001932928.1) codes for MKLHLVILAPFVPQSLASYAFYVGKNLTQHGSVMVGGTGEEVSSHWLQLFPAKNHTLNETVTVGVTDKATIPGELIRIPQVSHTFRYLSMEYSDYEGFPAPLTNGGLNEKGVAVRDVWASNRDELINMTPTPQHGVQYSDMARLIMERASSAREGVELIRDLIKNHGEATYGGNTHLIADKDEGWVVWEFAGGKGLWAAERLNASEVRVLYPGYIEDFPVDFAHSSDYMGSENLVEFAIQQGWWDPKSGEPFNIFKVYGPQGPEYKARDGGFKYMSQAALEDATLAMAPVSEADLMKRVRDHRISDDEAGYGQVVSLHEGKDPDLLRIWIAPTGSIAAPFVPWWLGGQSIPPEFGEHRYLTTGASSSFLTPDFELQEASQFAGRIFKRVLYYMCSAPAQFLPIVTDMLTSFENQSITDLAWVEKSAKALIDGGDRDSARKLLTYYSNSRAAKALEMGGAMNTALDGYIKLKGMWKDPVGKEINDAGEGAETVNCLIGFDPDQPADKQKPIKSTRRSSRFVSQRMR; via the coding sequence ATgaagcttcatcttgtcatcCTGGCGCCGTTTGTTCCGCAATCCTTGGCGAGTTATGCTTTCTACGTCGGCAAGAATCTCACACAGCATGGCAGCGTCATGGTCGGAGGCACAGGTGAAGAGGTATCAAGCCACTGGCTGCAATTATTCCCTGCAAAGAACCACACCCTGAATGAGACCGTCACCGTGGGTGTGACGGATAAGGCAACTATCCCTGGAGAGTTGATACGCATACCGCAAGTGAGCCATACTTTTCGGTACCTTAGCATGGAATATTCGGACTATGAAGGGTTCCCTGCGCCATTGACCAACGGAGGCTTGAATGAGAAGGGAGTTGCAGTCAGGGATGTGTGGGCAAGCAACCGCGATGAATTGATTAACATGACGCCAACGCCGCAACACGGCGTGCAGTACAGTGACATGGCCAGGTTGATCATGGAGCGGGCAAGCTCAGCTCGGGAAGGCGTCGAACTGATTCGAGACCTCATCAAGAACCACGGTGAGGCAACCTACGGCGGCAACACACACCTTATAGCCGACAAGGACGAAGGCTGGGTCGTTTGGGAATTTGCTGGCGGCAAGGGTCTCTGGGCCGCAGAGAGACTGAACGCGTCTGAAGTTCGAGTCTTGTACCCAGGCTACATCGAAGACTTTCCCGTAGATTTCGCCCACAGCTCCGACTACATGGGCTCTGAAAACCTCGTCGAATTTGCTATCCAACAAGGATGGTGGGATCCCAAGTCTGGTGAACCATTCAATATCTTCAAGGTCTACGGTCCCCAGGGACCGGAGTACAAAGCTCGAGACGGAGGATTCAAGTACATGTCGCAAGCAGCGTTGGAGGACGCCACGCTCGCAATGGCCCCCGTCTCAGAAGCAGATCTCATGAAACGAGTCCGTGACCACCGCATTTCTGATGACGAGGCAGGCTACGGCCAGGTTGTCTCCCTACATGAGGGCAAAGACCCCGACCTGTTGAGAATCTGGATTGCTCCCACGGGGTCCATCGCTGCACCGTTTGTCCCATGGTGGCTTGGTGGACAATCCATTCCTCCCGAGTTCGGTGAACATCGGTATCTCACCACTGGAGCATCAAGCAGTTTCCTAACCCCAGATTTCGAACTCCAGGAAGCATCTCAGTTTGCCGGGCGCATCTTCAAACGCGTCCTGTACTACATGTGTTCTGCGCCGGCACAGTTCCTCCCCATAGTCACGGATATGCTGACCTCGTTCGAGAACCAGTCTATCACGGACCTTGCGTGGGTAGAAAAGAGCGCAAAGGCACTTATAGATGGTGGTGATAGGGAttcagcaagaaagctaCTGACATACTACTCGAATTCCAGGGCAGCCAAGGCTCTCGAAATGGGCGGCGCCATGAATACTGCGCTGGACGGGTATATAAAGTTGAAAGGAATGTGGAAAGATCCTGTCGGCAAGGAGATTAATGATGCTGGAGAGGGAGCCGAAACCGTGAATTGCCTGATTGGATTTGATCCTGATCAGCCGGCAGATAAACAGAAGCCCATCAagtcgacgaggaggagTAGTAGATTCGTATCTCAGCGGATGCGTTAA
- a CDS encoding A/G-specific adenine DNA glycosylase (similar to Verticillium alfalfae VaMs.102 XP_003007241.1) — protein sequence MTGKRSMRLSSTRLSSNGSNKSSRTRARLSKETASSDAFASDNDTQESDDGARRIKRRKVTKSRVHKAIETHAFLFKNPGTIPPEPCSPTSQRQHSTSYHKPLFLCESRGLEHRQALLSWFDSVSTTRAMPWRKSWVNPSHEPDASALRKLLERRAYEVWISEIMLQQTRVAVVIDYWNRWMDKWPTIQDLAGADPEDVLAAWRGLGYYSRATRIHEAAKLVVQDPTMQGLLPSTASELEEKVPGVGRYTAGAISSIVFGRAAPMVDGNVLRVLSRQLGIYGNIKSDKMVIDTIWAAADALVRAVALDHLSIEDSKSEISDRPGRWGQALMELGSTICTPKPNCSQCPITASCRVYNEAKNMSQNKDGTVADIEDFCTICEPFEEDLSNDPGITALQETKANSKTADKKKAPKQLTLSGIRIYW from the coding sequence ATGACTGGAAAACGCTCAATGAGACTGTCTTCAACCAGATTATCGTCCAATGGCTCGAATAAATCCAGCAGAACTCGAGCCCGGTTGAGCAAAGAGACAGCGAGCAGCGACGCCTTCGCCTCCGACAACGACACTCAAGAATCAGATGATGGAGCAAGACGCATCAAGAGACGCAAAGTTACAAAATCTCGAGTCCACAAAGCCATTGAAACTCACGCGTTCTTGTTCAAAAACCCCGGGACCATTCCACCAGAGCCATGTTCCCCGACATCGCAACGACAGCACTCCACGTCTTATCACAAGCCGCTATTCCTCTGTGAGAGCAGGGGCTTGGAGCATCGACAAGCTTTGCTGTCATGGTTTGACTCTGTCAGCACAACACGAGCCATGCCTTGGCGTAAGTCGTGGGTCAATCCTTCCCACGAACCTGATGCTTCCGCACTTCGAAAGCTGCTAGAACGACGGGCATACGAAGTTTGGATTAGTGAAATCATGCTGCAGCAAACAAGGGTAGCGGTAGTTATTGATTATTGGAATCGTTGGATGGATAAATGGCCAACGATTCAGGACCTCGCTGGCGCCGACCCAGAGGATGTCCTAGCCGCGTGGCGAGGACTCGGATATTACAGCAGAGCCACACGCATCCATGAGGCTGCCAAACTGGTGGTTCAGGATCCTACGATGCAGGGCCTATTGCCATCAACTGCGAGCGAGCTAGAAGAAAAGGTTCCCGGAGTTGGTAGGTACACAGCTGGtgccatctcctccatcgtGTTTGGTCGAGCGGCGCCAATGGTTGACGGAAACGTTCTGCGCGTCCTGAGTCGACAACTCGGGATTTACGGCAACATTAAGTCTGATAAAATGGTCATCGACACAATTTGGGCAGCTGCCGATGCTCTCGTCCGTGCTGTTGCTCTCGACCACCTGAGCATCGAAGACAGCAAGTCAGAGATATCGGACAGGCCCGGTCGATGGGGACAGGCACTCATGGAACTTGGCAGCACTATCTGCaccccaaagccaaactGCTCCCAATGTCCCATCACCGCCTCATGCCGTGTATACAACGAAGCAAAGAATATGAGTCAGAACAAAGATGGCACCGTGgccgacattgaagactttTGCACCATCTGCGAACCCTTCGAGGAGGACCTGAGCAACGATCCAGGCATCACAGCCTTGCAAGAAACAAAGGCCAATTCCAAGACGGCAGATAAGAAGAAAGCGCCCAAACAACTGACGCTCTCCGGCATTCGCATTTACTGGTAA
- a CDS encoding metallo-endopeptidase (similar to Metarhizium robertsii ARSEF 23 XP_007816634.1): protein MKFLAGLAALVSLAAAAPQAPTPLDVKLEMDGNSGIKATITNNGKNNLKIFKTGTILDSSAIQKTRITGTDGKSVAFRGIRQRITTKGLSDAAFQRIPAGQSIEVTFNVGEVHDLSSGGKFDIHSAGIMHFAGENDNTLIGSVPYHSNTINADINGSEASSILKSFRVADKRTNVQSDCTGQKLSVTKAALSNCAKLAKAAQSAASSNDAKVKEYFKDASESTKSTVADVLGKVAQECGSTSGGVSKYYCTDVDNGCQQGVLAYTVPSESFQAYCDLYFEQLPDLTSSCHAQDQATTNLHETTHLRQIKGTDDLGYGYDNAMKLDTQDALNNADTYALFANAIYAQC, encoded by the exons ATGAAGTTCCTCGCTGGCCTTGCTGCTCTCGTCTCCCTGGCTGCGGCCGCTCCCCAGGCCCCAACTCCTCTTGATGTCAAGCTGGAGATGGACGGCAACAGTGGCATCAAGGCAACCATtaccaacaatggcaagaaCAACTTGAAGATCTTCAAGACCGGTACCATTCTGGACAGTTCCGCCATCCAGAAGACCCGCATCACCGGTACCGATG GCAAGAGTGTTGCTTTCCGCGGAATCCGCCAgcgcatcaccaccaagggcTTGAGCGATGCTGCTTTCCAGCGAATTCCCGCTGGCCAGTCCATCGAAGTCACCTTCAATGTCGGCGAGGTCCACGACCTCTCATCCGGTGGCAAGTTTGACATCCACTCAGCCGGTATCATGCACTTCGCCGGCGAGAACGACAACACCCTGATCGGCTCCGTCCCCTACcactccaacaccatcaacgcCGACATTAACGGCTCCGAAGCTTCCTCCATCCTTAAGTCCTTCCGCGTGGCCGACAAGCGCACCAACGTCCAGAGCGACTGCACCGGCCAAAAGCTCTCCGTCACCAAGGCCGCCCTCTCCAACTGTGCCAAGCTCGCCAAGGCCGCCCAGTCCGCTGCCTCATCCAACGAcgccaaggtcaaggaaTACTTCAAGGACGCCAGCGAGTCCACCAAGAGCACCGTCGCCGACGTCCTCGGCAAGGTCGCGCAGGAGTGCGGTTCCACGAGCGGCGGCGTCTCCAAGTACTACTGCACCGACGTCGACAACGGCTGCCAACAGGGCGTTTTGGCGTACACCGTCCCCAGCGAGAGCTTCCAGGCCTACTGCGATTTGTACTTTGAGCAGCTTCCTGACCTGACGTCCTCGTGCCATGCTCAGGACCAGGCCACCACTAACTTGCACGAGACTACGCACCTGCGTCAAATCAAGGGTACTGACGATCTTGGCTACGGCTACGATAACGCCATGAAGCTGGATACCCAGGATGCCTTGAACAATGCTGATACCTATGCGTTGTTTGCTAATGCCATCTACGCCCAGTGCTAG
- a CDS encoding amino acid permease (similar to Neosartorya fischeri NRRL 181 XP_001261706.1), producing MTLTKRDSHSGPVAADNKADHHLRMSHENDSADQVLENLGYKPELSRNRSTFQVAFMSFVLASIPYGLATTLVYPLAGGGPVDIIWGWVAVSAIIACVAASLGEITSVYPTAGGVYYQAFMLAPANWRRVASWVCGWAYLVGNVTITLAVNFGTTLFFVSCVNVFAIDDDHPVLEGKPYQVFLIFVGITLLCNAVSALGNKWLPWIDTAAIFWTFAGVIAILVCVLAIAKNGRHDAKWVFTYFENNSGWPDGWSFMVGLLHAGYATSSTGMIISMCEEVQHPATQVPKAMVATIGINTIAGLLFLIPLVFVLPELSMLASLASGQPVPPIIKSAIGSSGGAFGLLIPLMVLAIICGIGCTTASSRCAWAFSRDGAVPGSKIWMKVNHSLDVPLNAMMLCMVVEILLGLIYFGSSAAFNAFSGVGVISLTFSYACPIAISVLNRRKAVQNAKFSLGKFGYALNFVAIAWSCLALPLFCMPTFVPVTPTTVNYAPVVFVAATGISGIWYWVWGHKNYAGPPVHGE from the exons ATGACGCTCACCAAGCGGGACTCACACAGCGGTCCCGTCGCTGCCGACAACAAGGCCGACCACCACTTGCGCATGTCTCACGAGAATGATTCGGCCGACCAGGTCCTCGAAAACCTGGGCTACAAGCCAGAGTTGTCTCGAAACCGATCGACCTTCCAGGTCGCCTTCATGTCGTTTGTCTTGGCCTCAATTCCTTACGGTCTCGCAACTACTCTGGTCTACCccctggctggtggtggcCCCGTCGACATTATCTGGGGCTGGGTCGCTGTctctgccatcatcgcctgCGTCGCCGCCTCTCTGGGAGAAATCACCAGTGTTTACCCAACTGCTGGAGGTGTCTACTACCAAGCCTTTATGCTCGCGCCCGCCAACTGGCGCAGAGTCGCTTCTTGGGTCTGCGGCTGGGCGTACCTCGTTGGCAACGTCACCATCACCTTGGCTGTCAACTTCGGCAccaccttgttcttcgtCTCCTGCGTCAACGTCTTCGCAATCGACGATGATCACCCAGTTCTGGAGGGTAAGCCTTACCAGGTTTTCCTCATCTTTGTTGGCATCACTCTGCTGTGCAATGCCGTGTCTGCTCTCGGAAACAAGTGGCTCCCCTGGATCGAC ACCGCTGCCATCTTCTGGACCTTTGCTGGTGTTATCGCCATCCTAGTTTGCGTACTCGCCATCGCTAAGAACGGCCGGCATGATGCCAAATGGGTCTTCACCTACTTTGAGAACAACTCGGGATGGCCCGATGGCTGGTCATTCATGGTTGGTTTGCTACACGCAGGCTATGCCACGTCTTCAACCGGAATGATTATCTC CATGTGTGAAGAAGTACAGCACCCGGCTACTCAGGTTCCCAAGGCTATGGTTGCCACTATCGGAATCAACACTATCGCCggcctcctcttcctcatcccGCTCGTCTTCGTTCTCCCCGAACTTTCTATGCTCGCCAGTCTCGCTTCCGGTCAGCCCGTGCCTCCCATTATCAAGTCTGCCATTGGCAGCTCTGGTGGTGCATTCGGTCTCTTGATTCCCCTCATGgtccttgccatcatctgcgGTATCGGTTGCACCACGGCCTCATCTCGCTGCGCCTGGGCTTTCTCTCGTGACGGTGCCGTTCCCGGATCTAAAATCTGGATGAAGGTCAATCACTCTCTCGACGTCCCTCTCAATGCCATGATGCTCTGCATGGTTGTCGAGATTTTGCTGGGTCTTATTTACTTTGGTTCTTCGGCCGCCTTCAATGCCTTTTCAGGTGTGGGTGTCATTTCTCTCACCTTTTCATACGCCTGCCCAATTGCCATCAGCGTCTTGAATCGCCGCAAAGCCGTCCAGAATGCCAAATTCTCGCTGGGCAAATTTGGATATGCCCTCAactttgttgccattg CTTGGTCttgccttgcgcttccaCTTTTCTGCATGCCCACGTTTGTCCCTGTTACGCCCACGACGGTCAACTATGCCCCGGTCGTGTTCGTTGCCGCCACTGGTATTTCAGGTATTTGGTACTGGGTCTGGGGTCACAAGAACTACGCCGGTCCCCCTGTGCATGGCGAGTAA
- a CDS encoding quercetin 2,3-dioxygenase (similar to Metarhizium robertsii ARSEF 23 XP_007817655.1), which yields MKFMSVLLLALPAAVSSSTVVTHDYNTRRDITVNEAPNHVRPYVLPRYHGRAIFLTASQVIRFSITANSSDGAFSLVQHNGRESGWNSARPHTHRIAHEHFYCARGRVELWGMKNKTGASQEARIGTLGDYGNIPPGAIHTFQLTDPDSQLAHVFHPGGFEHLFDEFSAGSFPTDGVNSPYLPLAADPEIFGPMTPELAARFAKLDLYASPSEEFVPRRDFVNGTAGDPRIHWHDGPNTLSNDSTLPYFVAKDYGPKFLNVDNGYKIIQPLATPEQATGGNFSMGTVIMSPKLQNESANAAKLPSHFAIQMEDGQLILDVRGYKTAQLLPGDVAFIPAGVDFTYFANVPYTKFLYLNGGAKGLEHQLLKTSVPWNFTAYPIYAGFKP from the coding sequence ATGAAGTTCATGTCggttttgcttttggcgCTTCCCGCAGCGGTCTCCTCATCCACAGTTGTCACTCACGACTATAACACAAGGCGGGACATCACCGTCAACGAAGCGCCAAACCATGTGCGACCATATGTCCTGCCCAGGTATCATGGACGTGCCATATTTTTGACGGCATCCCAAGTCATCCgcttctccatcaccgccaatTCTTCAGATGGCGCATTTTCCTTAGTCCAGCATAATGGTAGAGAGTCTGGCTGGAACTCTGCCCGGCCACATACACATCGAATTGCACACGAGCACTTTTACTGTGCCCGAGGGAGAGTAGAACTTTGGGGTATGAAGAACAAGACCGGTGCAAGCCAGGAAGCTCGCATTGGCACGCTCGGGGACTACGGCAATATCCCTCCTGGCGCAATTCACACCTTTCAACTGACAGACCCGGATTCGCAGCTGGCTCATGTCTTCCATCCCGGTGGTTTTGAACACTTGTTTGATGAGTTCAGTGCTGGCAGCTTCCCAACTGATGGAGTCAACTCACCATACCTGCCTCTGGCCGCGGATCCTGAAATCTTTGGGCCAATGACTCCTGAACTTGCCGCTCGATTTGCCAAGTTAGACTTATACGCCTCTCCGTCTGAAGAATTCGTTCCGCGCCGAGACTTTGTTAATGGCACCGCAGGAGACCCTCGCATTCACTGGCACGATGGACCAAATACACTATCTAATGATTCTACCTTGCCATACTTTGTTGCCAAGGACTACGGCCCAAAGTTTCTGAACGTCGACAACGGCTACAAGATCATTCAGCCACTCGCTACTCCGGAACAGGCCACAGGTGGAAATTTCAGCATGGGCACTGTAATCATGTCGCCAAAGCTTCAAAATGAGTCAGCAAATGCTGCAAAGCTTCCGAGTCACTTTGCCATACAGATGGAGGACGGGCAGCTGATTCTTGATGTGCGCGGATACAAAACTGCGCAACTTTTGCCCGGGGATGTTGCGTTTATCCCGGCAGGCGTAGACTTTACCTACTTTGCCAATGTGCCCTATACCAAGTTTCTGTATCTCAATGGGGGTGCAAAGGGTCTGGAGCACCAGCTGCTCAAGACCAGTGTGCCTTGGAACTTTACTGCTTACCCTATTTATGCTGGGTTCAAGCCATAA
- a CDS encoding actin-binding, cofilin/tropomyosin type (similar to Metarhizium robertsii ARSEF 23 XP_007816672.1) — MSGLDAPEIAAAYNAVRDDKDDTNWMLISYAEASGSKLSLSKTGSGGIAELAASLDDAQVQYGFVRVEYANDAESTRVKFALVVWIGENTKVMRKARVSVESGEVKRILSHHLALTAGDRSDLEEKEVVARLRKAGGADYNGGRG; from the coding sequence ATGAGTGGCTTGGATGCTCCCGAGATCGCGGCTGCATATAATGCAGTTCGCGATGATAAAGATGACACCAATTGGATGCTCATTTCGTACGCAGAAGCCAGCGGGAGCAAGCTCTCGCTGAGCAAGACGGGCTCGGGTGGCATTGCGGAATTGGCTGCCTCTCTTGATGATGCTCAGGTGCAGTACGGTTTCGTCCGAGTCGAGTATGCCAACGACGCGGAGAGCACCAGGGTCAAATTTGCCCTAGTTGTCTGGATTGGCGAGAACACCAAGGTGATGCGAAAGGCGCGGGTGAGCGTCGAGAGCGGCGAGGTTAAGCGCATTCTCTCTCACCACCTTGCATTGACTGCTGGAGACCGATCTGACctggaggagaaggaagtAGTCGCGAGGCTGCGCAAGGCTGGCGGAGCCGACTACAACGGAGGCCGTGGATAA
- a CDS encoding homoserine O-acetyltransferase (similar to Cyphellophora europaea CBS 101466 XP_008720409.1) encodes MTIKRFQPSDMQSSSSTGVEHADLTSNWAVPQPGFHVIQSFEFCSGETMENLRLHYKTIGNLKRDSKGRALNVVLIMHGTGGSSDQFLNNHFAGELFNPTQPLDAQKYFIILRDGIGHGQSSKPSDGLRARFPKYGYRDMVRADYELLNKGLGIDHLRLVMGTSMGGMQSWLWGGMYPNFMDAILPLASLPTQISGRNRMSRKMIIDAITSDPNYRDGEYSEQPLLGLTSALYILTWMSSIPLLWQKLAPDQKSADDFLNDRIQTGLKSTDANDLLYQVASSEDYDPRPLLATIKAPLVAINSADDQVNPPELQILEQGVKAVLNGRSVLIPISDHTRGHGSHTFAALWKDELRTLLEATQRTG; translated from the coding sequence ATGACTATCAAAAGATTTCAGCCTTCCGACATGCagtcctcttcttcaacgggAGTAGAGCATGCAGACCTGACATCCAACTGGGCTGTCCCGCAACCTGGGTTCCATGTCATCCAGTCTTTCGAGTTTTGCAGTGGCGAAACGATGGAAAATCTTCGACTACATTATAAGACAATTGGAAACCTCAAAAGAGACAGCAAGGGGAGGGCGCTGAATGTAGTGCTCATCATGCACGGCACAGGAGGTTCAAGCGACCAGTTTCTGAACAACCACTTTGCTGGGGAGCTGTTTAATCCTACGCAACCACTCGATGCACAAAAGTACTTCATCATCCTTCGAGATGGTATTGGACATGGGCAGTCTAGTAAGCCCAGTGATGGGCTTCGGGCCAGATTTCCCAAATACGGGTATCGCGACATGGTCAGGGCAGATTATGAGCTCTTGAACAAAGGTCTCGGAATAGATCACCTTCGTCTAGTCATGGGAACGTCAATGGGTGGGATGCAGTCATGGCTTTGGGGAGGCATGTATCCAAATTTTATGGATGCGATCCTGCCTCTTGCTTCGCTGCCGACTCAAATCTCTGGACGGAATAGGATGTCTCGCAAAATGATCATTGATGCCATCACATCTGACCCTAACTACCGGGATGGGGAGTATTCTGAGCAACCTTTGCTCGGCCTCACGTCCGCTTTGTACATATTAACTTGGATGAGCTCGATCCCGCTACTGTGGCAGAAGCTTGCACCAGATCAGAAGTCCGCAGACGACTTCCTCAATGACAGGATACAGACTGGATTAAAAAGCACTGACGCAAATGACCTACTCTATCAGGTCGCTTCATCCGAGGATTATGACCCGCGACCTCTGCTGGCCACCATAAAGGCACCTCTTGTTGCGATCAACTCGGCTGATGATCAGGTGAATCCTCCGGAGCTACAGATTTTGGAACAAGGCGTCAAGGCTGTTCTGAATGGTCGGTCTGTCTTGATCCCCATCAGCGACCATACTCGCGGTCATGGATCGCACACATTTGCAGCATTATGGAAGGATGAGCTCCGAACTCTCTTGGAAGCTACTCAACGAACGGGGTAA
- a CDS encoding hexose transport-related protein (similar to Cryptococcus gattii WM276 XP_003191897.1) — protein MGSEKTSSRPVADHGSINADMDHDPAMEKRDGGEITQIQGDAHFYETVSAAPLNPWSKTSLQLYMILLVAALNATASGFDGSIFSSINAMDQYKAYFHHTELGSSTGIIFMIYTIGNMIGSLFTGPICDHFGRRAGMMTGSVLIMIGAAVQTAAQNDSYLLGGRFILGFGVSIGTSSAPTYALELAPPQWRARVVGYYNTFFYTGSILATGVAYASSKNDSELAFRLPLGLQLIPPAFIFAGACFVPESPRWLTMKGKKEKAAAILAKYHGGGDMEHPMVKLEIREFEQNIELQKASSVWNYWALVNTHNARWRFAMMAFMSIFAQLSGNSVLTYYLPSMYKLVGIKTTEKRLLLTFMNSIVSCAGAVAGSATNDRIGRRTKLWVGSIVLAGLFGGVTGFSSHFEDKTKVVGSALSNGGVAFIFLFGCAYSFVYTPLTATYCAEVLATPTRAKGMGIHVILSNCANLYNTYVTAIALDAIDWRYYLIFVGLNIIYSAVWFVFGVETRGRTLEEMDDVFNAKFPPRAALKKAVMVRQGDGHLQGLEGDDMEGQTTTK, from the exons ATGGGCTCCGAAAaaacaagctcaaggccCGTGGCCGACCATGGCTCAATCAatgccgacatggaccacGATCCCGCCATGGAGAAACGTGATGGCGGCGAAATCACCCAGATTCAGGGTGATGCTCATTTCTACGAGACCGTTAGCGCTGCGCCGTTGAACCCTTGGTCCAAGACTAGTTTGCAACTCTATATGATTTTGCTGGTTGCCGCGTTGAACGCAACCGCGTCTGGCTTCGATGGC TCCATCTTCAGCTCTATCAATGCCATGGATCAATACAAGGCGTACTTTCACCATACTGAACTTGGATCCAGCACCGGCAT CATCTTTATGATTTATACCATCGGAAACATGATTGGATCTCTCTTCACCGGCCCCATCTGTGACCATTTTGGACGCCGAGCAGGCATGATGACTGGATCCGTTCTCATCATGATCGGTGCCGCTGTTCAGACTGCTGCTCAGAATGATTCCTATCTCCTTGGTGGCCGATTTAttcttggatttggtgtTTCCATCGGCACCTCGTCTGCTCCTACTTATGCCCTTGAACTGGCTCCTCCTCAATGGCGAGCTCGTGTCGTCGGTTACTACAACACCT TTTTCTACACCGGTTCCATCCTGGCCACTGGCGTCGCTTATGCCTCCAGCAAGAACGACAGCGAACTTGCGTTCCGTCTGCCCCTTGGTCTTCAACTCATTCCACCTGCGTTCATCTTCGCTGGCGCTTGCTTCGTCCCCGAATCTCCTCGATGGCTCACcatgaagggcaagaaggagaaagccgctgccatcttggctAAATACCacggtggtggtgacatggaACACCCCATGGTCAAGCTCGAGATTCGCGAATTTGAGCAAAATATTGAGCTGCAGAAGGCCTCCAGCGTCTGGAACTACTGGGCTCTGGTCAACACACACAACGCTCGTTGGCGATTTGCTATGATGGCtttcatgtccatcttcGCTCAGCTGTCGGGCAACTCAGTGTTGACATACTACCTTCCATCAATGTACAAGTTGGTTGGCATTAAGACGACCGAGAAGAGACTTTTGCTTACGTTCATGAACTCGATTGTCTCTTGCGCCGGTGCCGTTGCCGGTTCAGCAACAAACGATCGCATTGGTCGACGAACCAAGCTGTGGGTTGGCAGTATCGTCCTCGCTGGTCTCTTTGGCGGCGTGACTGGCTTTTCTAGCCACTTTGaggacaagaccaaggtGGTCGGCTCTGCCCTTTCTAACGGCGGTgttgccttcatcttccttTTCGGATGCGCCTACTCCTTTGTTTACACTCCGCTTACAGCCACGTACTGTGCTGAGGTGCTTGCCACGCCCACACGTGCCAAGGGTATGGGTATTCACGTCATTCTATCCAACTGCGCCAACTTGTACAACACTTATGTTACTGCTATTGCGCTTGACGCTATTGACTGGAGATACTACCTCATCTTTGTCGGCCTCAACATCATCTACAGCGCGGTGTGGtttgtttttggtgttgagactCGTGGCCGAACTctggaggagatggacgaTGTGTTCAATGCCAAGTTCCCGCCTCGTGCTGCCCTCAAGAAGGCCGTCATGGTGCGACAAGGAGACGGACACTTGCAGGGACTGGAGGGGGATGATATGGAGGGACAGACTACCACCAAGTAA